GATGAAAATGTGGCGTCCGGTACACTTGTGGGCACTTTGGAAGCTACTGATCCAGAGGAGGACAATATTTTATTTCAAATAATGTCTGGAAATGAAAGTGGGGCGTTTGCTCTGGATCCGTCTACAGGTGCATTATCTGTGAATGATTCCTCGGCGCTTGACTATGAGTCAAATACCCAGTTTGTCCTGGAGGTGATGGTTGCAGACTTAAACAATTCATCCAGCAATTCAGTCACCATAGACTTGAATAATGTCAATGAAGCTCCGGTTTTCACCGATCAGGTTTTTTCCATTAATGAAAACATAGCAAACGGGATCTCTGCCGGGACATTAATAGCTACCGATCCGGAAGAGGATGCCGTTACCTTTACCATTATCTCGGGAAATGAAAGCATGGCCTTTAGCTTTGATGAAGTAAATGGAGAGTTCTCAGTGGCAAATAGTTCACTACTGGATTTCGAATCTACCCCGCAGTTCGTCTTTAGCATAGAGGCTTCCGATGGTGTATTTACAGTCACATCAACTGCCACTATTAACTTGAACGATCTCCAAGAAGCCCCTGAAATATCTGATCAGAGTTTCTCAATAGACGAAAATTCGGCAAATGGCACCGTGATAGGCACCGTACTAGGTAGCGATCCTGAAAGCGACGCGCTTACCTTTACAATATCCTCAGGAGACGATGGGGCAATACTGATCGATTCTGAGACTGGTGTATTAACGGTGGCAGACAGTGCACTATTCGATTTTGAGTTGCAGGAAAGTATCTCAATAGAGGTTCAGGTTTCAGATGGTGAATTTGATGCAACAGCTATAGTCACCATCAATATCAATGACCTCAACGAGGCCCCTGAAATATCCAACCAGAGTTTCTCAATAGACGAAAATTCGCCAACTGGTGCCGTGATAGGTACTGTGCTGGGTAGTGACCCGGAAAGCGACGCGCTTACCTTTACAATATCCTCGGGAGACGATGGGGCAATGACGATCGATGCGGAGACAGGTGTATTAACAGTAGCGGACAGTGCGCTATTCGATTTTGAGTTGCAGGAAAGCATCTCTATCGAAGTACAAGTGTCGGATGGTGAATTTGATACCAAGGCTACGGTCACCATCAATATCAACGATCTCAATGAGTCTACTGCACCAATGATAGCCAACCAAACTTTTGAAATCCCGGAAAACCCAGAAGCGGGAGCACTGATCGGGGTGATTGAGGCTACAGATCCTGGGGAACTTCCTTTAGAGATTAAGATAACAGCCGGGAATGACAATGGACTGGTGTCCATTGTCAATGGAAATGAGTTGGTGGTAAACGACGCTTCGGCCTTCAACTTTGAAGAGGCTTCTGAAATGTCCTTCACAGTGGAAGCTACTAATCAGACCGAAAGCACCACGGCCATCATTACGGTGAGCATACTTGATATCAATGAATCACCTCAGATTGAAGATCAGGTTTTCAGAGTTGAGCAGGGCAGCGCTAGCGGTGCTTCTTTGGGAGTGATCGAAGCAACAGATCCTGATGAGGATGCATTGACATATACGATTGTAGATGGTAACGTGAGCAACGCTTTTGCCATCAATGCCAGCACGGGTAATTTGTCCGTTAGTAATTCATCAGCGATTGATTTTGATGTCAACCCTGATTTCAGCCTGACGATTAATGTGTCCGATGGAGAGCTGTCCGCAGGTGCGGAAATTTCAGTGAGGGTGACTACTCTTGAGCGGGATAAGACCGCACTTCTTGAGTTCTTTGCTGCCACCAATGGTGCCAACTGGACAGCTAGCGCCAATTGGAGCAGTGCCAATACTGTATCTGCCAGCTGGTCCGGTGTGGAGGTCACCGGAGGTCGTGTAACAGGTCTAAGGTTGCCTAATAACAATATTGTTGGTAGTGTTCCTGAGTCATTTGCTGATTTAACCGGATTGACGGTGATTGATTTGAGTGGCAATGAGATTAATGGCTTCCCCAATGTTTCATCTTCCGGGAATCCATCACTCAACCTATCCAACAACCGGTTAGGTATTACAGACCTCTTGAAAAATGTGAGTTTAACATCATATACTTACGCACCTCAGAAACGCTATGGTGTGGCCAGACAGGATACAATTCCAGCGGGAGAGGATTATCAGGTGTCTATCGCCGAGGTGAAAACCAATGCAGGGAATAGTTATCAGTGGTATTTGGAGGATGTGAGTATCCCTGGTGCCACCTCCATGACTCATATGATCAATGACATTGATATCAATAGCATGGGGCGTTATTCTCTGGAAGTCAAAAATCCATTGCTTCCTGATTTGACATTGAATACCAGACGATTTTCCATATGGGCTGCAACGGATGTTTTTGGGAAGGTATTTGCCAACTCCCAGGGAACTGTGCTGAACAATGGACAAGTGGATATCTTCAGGATTTTTGATGGGCCTTTCCAGATCACAGACAGTGCCGCGCTGGCTTCTGATGGGACTTATGTGATTGAGGATGTGGTGCTTGGAGACTTTGTTCTCTTGGTTAAGCCCAATCGAACAGTCTTTCCGGACGTATTACAGACTTATTATGTGAGCACGAGTGATTGGGACAAGGCAGACACGCTCTTCCTCTATGAAGAAGCTGAGGGAATAGACATTCAGATGGTGTTTTATGATGAGAAGACGCCTACACCGGGTGGTGCCTCTTTTGTGGGAACCCTTGAGTCTGACTTTCAGGACGTGATAGGAGGGGAAGATGATCGTATAGATTCCCGAAGAAAGGTGAAGCGAGCTGGTTGTTCGATGAGGCGATTTGTGAGGGCTGGAAGGACAGAAGAGGATATTTACGAACTGTATGCCTATGTGGAGTCCGATGATGAAGGCGTCTTCAATTTCGAAGGTATTCCTGAAGGGAAATACTTGTTGAATATTCAGTATCCCGGGGTGCCTATGGATCCTAATTCAGATATCGAGTTTATCATCGGTGGAGACAAGGAGAATCAAAAATTCCAACTGAGAGCGACCATTACAGAAAATGGCATCGTTGTAGAGGCCACTGAGGTGCTTTACACCATGAAGCCTTATTTGAAAGATCTCCAGCTATACCCCAACCCTACGGCTGGCGTACTGAAGGCAGAGTTTTTCGTTTACAGAAAACTTAATGATCTCAAAATGGAGGTTTTGGATGTATCGGGTGTAAAACTGTTCGAACAGGCCCTTAATCCGGCTATGGGCGTTCAGAGCACTGAGATAGATTTGACTACTTTTTCAAGTGGGGTCTATTTCATCGTCTTCACAGATGAGTCCGGCACTTTCAGGCAGCAGATAAAAGTAGGTAAAAAATAAAGGTAATATGTTCAATATTGAGGTCCCGAGAGCGCTGGCTTTCGGGACCTTTTGTTTTAAAAAAGGCTGTTTTGGCTCATTTAGGACACATAACCTAAAACAGGGGATCGAAAAATACCATAAATAGGGTATTGTCACCGGAGGCACACTCCTTTATCTTAGCCTTAACAATTCAGAGAATACTTCTGTATCTGTTCACCGCTGGTTAAAAGCCTCTCATTCTTGGGAGGCTTTTTTATTTTCAAATTGTTTTTTTTAATCTCCCCAACAATTTCGAGTGCTTCAGGTTTATCCTTTTATGGAAAAGACAGCCACCAAAACAAGAAAAAAGTCATTAAGCCAGGAGGACTTCAAATTGGCTTATATGGATCACGTACTTACGCACGGCTCCAATCCGGCTTCAGTTTTTGCTTTTGCAAAGGATCTGAAAAGCACTGAGGCACAGTTTTACTCATACTTTAATTCTTTCAAAGCACTGGAACGAACCATTTGGAGTGACTGGTTTGCACAAACCATCAAAACCATAGAAGAAGATCCAGCCTACGCAGAGTACACCGTGAGGGAGAAACTCCTGGGTTTTTATTTTACCTGGCTGGAAATTCTCAAAAATAATCGAAGCTTCGTGCTGAAGCGCTTCGAGGAGATCAGCAGAAAGGAACTTAACCCTTATTTTCTGGAGGGGGTACAGCCACATTTTAAGTCTTATGTGAATGATTTAGTTACCGAAGGAAAGGATACCACGGAAGTAGCCGAACGGCCATTTACCAATCAGTACGAAAAAGCCTTTTGGCTTCACTTTCTGTTTATTACCCGGTTTTGGGTCAATGATGATAGCTCCGATTTTGAAAAGACAGATGCGGCCATTGAGAAGTCTGTTAACCTGGCCTTCGATCTGGTAGGCAAAGGGCCTTTGGATTCGATGCTTGATTTTGCAAAGTTTCTTTTCCAAAACAAGTAAAACCCATCAATCCTTCCTGAGTAAGTGCTCATGAAGGAATCCATAGACAAAGGCTTTGTTTTCTACTTTCTCGGAAACATTAGCGGCTCCAGAGTGGCCTGTGCCTTGTTGTGTCCACAATAGCGCCGGATTACTACCTGAAAGGCCTTGCAAAGCAGCTGCAAATTTGAAGGAATGAAGTGGTGGTACCCGGTCGTCGGTATGGGCTGTCACCAACAAGGTGGGTGGATATTCAATACCCTCTTTTAGGTTATGATAGGGAGAGTAGGAGGCCAGGTTGAGAAACTGTAAGGAGTCCGAGGCTGACCCAAACTCCTTTACCCATTTCGGACCAACAGTAAAACGTTCGTAGCGGAGCATGTCCAACACGCCAACTTTTATCACCACCGCTCCGAACAGTTCAGGACGCTGAGTGAGTACGGCCCCTGCCACGAGCCCGCCGTTGGAGCTGCCTATGAAGCCCAACTTTGCAGGTTGGGTATGCTTTTCATCAATCAGGTATTCAGCTGCTGCAATCACATCATCAAAGGTGTTTTGCTTTTGATCGAGCCTGCCATTTTTCCACCAATCGAATCCCAGTTCGCCGCCCCCACGTGCGTGCACAAAGGCAAAAGCTCCTCCTTGTTCGATAAAATAAATAATCCCTGGATCATAGTGAGGGTTGCTGATCACACCAAAACCACCATAGGCAGAGAGAAGAAATGGAGTCTTTCCGTCTTTTTTGAGTTCGTTCTTATAGACGATGAAGATCGGAATCATAGTGCCATCTTTGGATGGGAAGTATTGGGTGGAGAATTTGAAGGATTGAAAATCGAAATTGACTCCTGTACGCTCCACCACACTGTAGTCATAGTTGTTAAGATCAAGCTTGCACACTACAGGCGGTATGGTAAAGGACTGTAGCAGGAAAATGAAATCTCCTGAAGCCTTTTGGTAGCTCATATTGGAGACAGAAACACCCCCGGGTAGGTCTACCTCCTTGAGAATGTTTCCTTCCAAATCCACCACGGTCATAAATGGCTTACTCAATGCCTGATAGGAAACGACTATTTTGTCATCCATGAGCTCATATCCCGTGATCTGGGCGTCTTCATACTCGGGCGTGACCCTTCTAATCTCCAGGGGTTTCTGAGCCGTGAAGGCGATAATTTGTGATTTGTTATGGATGGTGGCTTCCATAAACAAATGCCCATGCTTGAAATCGATAAACTCAAGGGAATAATTGACCTTATAATGCAGAGGCCTGAAAGCCTTTATATCACTGGTCGGATCAAAATAGAGATAACTATACTGGTTCTTGATTGGGTTGTGAATTTCTAGTACGTACATGTCCTGCTGATAGGTGCCAGACAGTTGAAAGTCATCATAGGGTGAATTGGTTTTGAAAACTAAGGAGTCATCTTCCTGCTCTGTGAAAAGTCGGTGGTAGTAGACTTCCGAATCCAAGGTCTGATCTGTGATAGCACCTTGCTGGTACTTTTTATAGAAAAACCCATTGTTTAGCCAGCTGACGTTTGAGAATTTAACCCCAGTCAGAATTTCTGGTGGAGAAACACTTCCCTCCGTAGATTGAATTTTGATCTCTCGCCAGTCACTTCCATTCCTACTGTAGAGGTAGGCCAGGTATCGATCGTCCTTCGATGGCGCGAAATTCTCGATAACGATTCGGTCGTTATTTGAAATGAATTTGGGATCAACCAGTACCCGATAGTCGTTAAAGGATCGCTCGCGATAGTAAATGCTGGGAGCAGAGAGGTCATCATCATAGAAGAGACGATAATTGGATTCATGGTTGCTGCTAAAGTTGATATTGGCGTAAGTATTCCATCGTTTTTTCTGCAACATATATTCATTGAGCATATTGATGGTA
This Marinoscillum sp. 108 DNA region includes the following protein-coding sequences:
- a CDS encoding TetR family transcriptional regulator C-terminal domain-containing protein, whose protein sequence is MEKTATKTRKKSLSQEDFKLAYMDHVLTHGSNPASVFAFAKDLKSTEAQFYSYFNSFKALERTIWSDWFAQTIKTIEEDPAYAEYTVREKLLGFYFTWLEILKNNRSFVLKRFEEISRKELNPYFLEGVQPHFKSYVNDLVTEGKDTTEVAERPFTNQYEKAFWLHFLFITRFWVNDDSSDFEKTDAAIEKSVNLAFDLVGKGPLDSMLDFAKFLFQNK
- a CDS encoding prolyl oligopeptidase family serine peptidase, with translation MLRLPYLPSLLLSSIILTSFSINSQSLEYPPTIKRPTINEYHGYQVMDEYQWLEEIDRPEVRIWVEAQNDVSQKHLRKLANRNNTINMLNEYMLQKKRWNTYANINFSSNHESNYRLFYDDDLSAPSIYYRERSFNDYRVLVDPKFISNNDRIVIENFAPSKDDRYLAYLYSRNGSDWREIKIQSTEGSVSPPEILTGVKFSNVSWLNNGFFYKKYQQGAITDQTLDSEVYYHRLFTEQEDDSLVFKTNSPYDDFQLSGTYQQDMYVLEIHNPIKNQYSYLYFDPTSDIKAFRPLHYKVNYSLEFIDFKHGHLFMEATIHNKSQIIAFTAQKPLEIRRVTPEYEDAQITGYELMDDKIVVSYQALSKPFMTVVDLEGNILKEVDLPGGVSVSNMSYQKASGDFIFLLQSFTIPPVVCKLDLNNYDYSVVERTGVNFDFQSFKFSTQYFPSKDGTMIPIFIVYKNELKKDGKTPFLLSAYGGFGVISNPHYDPGIIYFIEQGGAFAFVHARGGGELGFDWWKNGRLDQKQNTFDDVIAAAEYLIDEKHTQPAKLGFIGSSNGGLVAGAVLTQRPELFGAVVIKVGVLDMLRYERFTVGPKWVKEFGSASDSLQFLNLASYSPYHNLKEGIEYPPTLLVTAHTDDRVPPLHSFKFAAALQGLSGSNPALLWTQQGTGHSGAANVSEKVENKAFVYGFLHEHLLRKD